The following are encoded in a window of Peromyscus maniculatus bairdii isolate BWxNUB_F1_BW_parent chromosome X, HU_Pman_BW_mat_3.1, whole genome shotgun sequence genomic DNA:
- the LOC102912887 gene encoding uncharacterized protein LOC102912887 isoform X3, translated as MEPCQDESHSFNRMLCPRADEDQEQQHGENAVVLKAGEKGGKRGLVQSELAQGELAQGKLAPSKHAQEELDQSGLAQEATGVVEEGEKEEEEMEGAHAGDGSSGPMDKGIQAEGGHGGSIQQQPQQEAAMPEGTKNLQAGEFQSHTRFTQSQLQELERLFEDNHFPSFQVRKALARSMGVAEEDVQEWFRTRRAIFRRSNRMVVLIDAPPGPQNNDP; from the exons ATGGAGCCTTGCCAGGACGAAAGCCACAGTTTCAACAGGATGCTGTGTCCCAGAGCtgatgaggaccaggaacaacaGCATg GTGAGAATGCAGTGGtcctgaaggctggagagaaaggaggcaagagAGGGCTTGTACAGAGCGAGCTTGCTCAGGGTGAGCTTGCTCAGGGCAAACTTGCTCCAAGCAAGCATGCTCAAGAAGAGCTTGATCAGTCCGGTCTTgctcaggaagccacaggagtggtagaggagggagaaaaggaagaagaagaaatggaaggagcaCATGCTGGCGATGGTAGTTCTGGCCCCATGGACAAGGGGATCCAGGCAGAAGGTGGCCATGGCGGCAGTATTCAACAGCAACCTCAGCAAGAGGCGGCAATGCCTGAGGGCACCAAGAATCTCCAGGCTGGGGAATTCCAGAGCCACACCAGATTCACCCAGTCTCAGCTGCAGGAACTGGAGCGTCTTTTCGAAGACAATCACTTCCCCAGCTTTCAAGTAAG GAAGGCTCTTGCAAGATCTATGGGTGTGGCAGAAGAAGATGTGCAg GAATGGTTTAGGACCAGGAGAGCCATTTTCAGGAGAAGCAATAGAATGGTGGTGCTGATTGATGCACCACCTGGTCCTCAGAACAACGATCCCTGA
- the LOC102912887 gene encoding uncharacterized protein LOC102912887 isoform X2, whose amino-acid sequence MEPCQDESHSFNRMLCPRADEDQEQQHAGENAVVLKAGEKGGKRGLVQSELAQGELAQGKLAPSKHAQEELDQSGLAQEATGVVEEGEKEEEEMEGAHAGDGSSGPMDKGIQAEGGHGGSIQQQPQQEAAMPEGTKNLQAGEFQSHTRFTQSQLQELERLFEDNHFPSFQVRKALARSMGVAEEDVQEWFRTRRAIFRRSNRMVVLIDAPPGPQNNDP is encoded by the exons ATGGAGCCTTGCCAGGACGAAAGCCACAGTTTCAACAGGATGCTGTGTCCCAGAGCtgatgaggaccaggaacaacaGCATg cAGGTGAGAATGCAGTGGtcctgaaggctggagagaaaggaggcaagagAGGGCTTGTACAGAGCGAGCTTGCTCAGGGTGAGCTTGCTCAGGGCAAACTTGCTCCAAGCAAGCATGCTCAAGAAGAGCTTGATCAGTCCGGTCTTgctcaggaagccacaggagtggtagaggagggagaaaaggaagaagaagaaatggaaggagcaCATGCTGGCGATGGTAGTTCTGGCCCCATGGACAAGGGGATCCAGGCAGAAGGTGGCCATGGCGGCAGTATTCAACAGCAACCTCAGCAAGAGGCGGCAATGCCTGAGGGCACCAAGAATCTCCAGGCTGGGGAATTCCAGAGCCACACCAGATTCACCCAGTCTCAGCTGCAGGAACTGGAGCGTCTTTTCGAAGACAATCACTTCCCCAGCTTTCAAGTAAG GAAGGCTCTTGCAAGATCTATGGGTGTGGCAGAAGAAGATGTGCAg GAATGGTTTAGGACCAGGAGAGCCATTTTCAGGAGAAGCAATAGAATGGTGGTGCTGATTGATGCACCACCTGGTCCTCAGAACAACGATCCCTGA